From the genome of Psychroserpens ponticola, one region includes:
- the idi gene encoding isopentenyl-diphosphate Delta-isomerase, whose amino-acid sequence MKEEHVILVNEKDEQIGTMPKMEAHEKAVLHRAFSVFVFNDANELMLQQRAKHKYHSPLLWTNTCCSHQRVGETNLEAGKRRLQEEMGFITELKETISFVYKAPFDNGLTEHEFDHVMIGAFNDEPKINPKEVENWKWMSLEAIKVDIELHPELYTEWFKIIFDKFYEHINIAS is encoded by the coding sequence ATGAAAGAAGAACACGTAATTCTTGTCAACGAAAAGGATGAGCAAATTGGCACAATGCCTAAAATGGAAGCGCATGAAAAGGCGGTTTTACATCGTGCCTTTTCAGTTTTTGTTTTTAATGACGCTAATGAATTAATGCTGCAACAACGTGCTAAGCATAAATATCATTCCCCTTTGCTTTGGACAAATACTTGTTGTAGTCATCAACGTGTTGGTGAAACAAATCTTGAAGCAGGTAAGCGTCGTTTACAAGAAGAAATGGGATTCATAACTGAGTTGAAAGAAACAATTTCTTTTGTTTATAAAGCGCCATTTGATAATGGTCTAACAGAACATGAATTTGATCATGTTATGATTGGTGCATTTAATGATGAACCAAAGATTAATCCAAAAGAAGTTGAAAACTGGAAATGGATGTCATTAGAAGCTATCAAGGTTGATATAGAATTGCATCCTGAATTATACACAGAATGGTTTAAAATCATTTTCGATAAATTTTATGAACACATAAACATCGCTAGCTAA